In Chitinophagales bacterium, one DNA window encodes the following:
- a CDS encoding isoleucine--tRNA ligase, producing the protein MKDYPEYKSLNLPAIDREILQFWKDNKIFEKSVSGSEEKIPFVFYEGPPSANGKPGIHHVLSRTIKDLFCRFKTMKGFQVQRKSGWDTHGLPVELSVEKLLGIRKDDIGKTISVEEYNRTCREEVMKYKDIWEDLTLKMGYWVDLQHPYVTFETNYIETLWWLLKKFYDKGYVYHGYTIQPYSPAAGTGISSHELNQPGTYRPIKDTSIVAQFKIIPAEKSKFLFKDSGDDLFFLAWTTTPWTLPGNCALAVGENITYSGIKTFNPYTFKPVTVILAKDLRGKYFPEKNTNLPFEQYKEGDKDIPFTILFDVAGKQLEGVKYEQLMPYVKPSGKVFEVVLGDFVSTEEGTGIVHTASLFGADDFRVCKANNIASILVKDEMGNDAPVVDNRGRFVKEIVDFAGEFVKEQYLTDEEKKIEKQKQGGDRYLSVDERIAIKLKKENKAFKIERFEHSYPHCWRTDKPLLYYPLNSWFIKTTASKERLIELNKTINWKPEATGTGRFGNWLENLQDWNLSRSRFWGTPLPIWKTEDGKEEICIGSLEELAKEIEKSVASGLMKENPIRDPETGLLKTVDLHKPFVDDIILLSPQAKPMYRVPDLADVWFDSGAMPYAQWHYPFENEQTFKENFPADFIAEGVDQTRGWFFTLHVIAVMLFDSVAFKNIVANGLVLDKYGNKMSKRIGNVVEPFETLDNYGADSTRWYLITNSQPWDNLKFDMEGIDEVRRKLFGTLYNTYAFFSLYANIDGFIYQEKVVPVHERPEIDRWIISLLNTLIKDVNGYLEDYEPTKATRAIQEFVDENLSNWYVRLCRRRFWKGEYFEDKVSAYQTLYTCLETLAQLMAPVSPFFSEWLFQNLNEVTKQKTELSVHLTQYPVLDSSLIDKQLEERMKWAQDISSLVLSLRKKVNIKVRQPLSRIMIPYSDESFRDQVMKVRDLILAEVNAKELDFVTDTSGLVTKKVKPNFKLLGSRLGKGMKIVNEQLTSLRTEQIQNLELFGSIDLDAGEDRITVNINEVEIISEDIPGWQVASFGNVTVALDTSITDSLKEEGNARELISQLQKLRKERDYEVTDRIEVSIEKQEEINASVINFKNYICSEILADKLELVDNVEDGTPVKVNDLPVKVIIKHKIYPDESE; encoded by the coding sequence ATGAAAGATTATCCTGAATATAAATCATTAAATCTTCCGGCTATAGACCGGGAAATCCTTCAATTCTGGAAAGACAATAAGATTTTCGAAAAAAGTGTTTCCGGCAGCGAAGAAAAAATACCATTTGTATTTTATGAAGGGCCTCCTTCGGCGAATGGAAAACCGGGAATTCATCATGTTTTATCCAGAACAATTAAGGACCTTTTTTGCCGCTTCAAGACTATGAAAGGATTCCAGGTACAACGTAAAAGCGGTTGGGATACCCATGGATTGCCGGTAGAGCTAAGCGTGGAAAAATTATTAGGGATTCGAAAAGATGATATTGGTAAAACCATATCAGTAGAAGAGTACAACCGAACCTGCCGGGAAGAGGTGATGAAATATAAAGACATATGGGAGGATTTAACATTAAAAATGGGTTATTGGGTTGACCTTCAGCACCCTTATGTCACGTTTGAAACTAATTATATAGAAACATTATGGTGGTTATTGAAGAAATTTTACGATAAAGGATATGTGTACCATGGCTATACCATTCAACCCTATTCGCCTGCAGCCGGCACCGGTATAAGCTCACATGAGTTAAACCAGCCCGGAACGTATCGGCCAATAAAGGATACTTCTATAGTGGCTCAGTTCAAAATAATTCCCGCAGAAAAATCCAAATTTCTCTTTAAGGATTCGGGTGATGATCTCTTTTTTCTTGCCTGGACCACTACACCATGGACACTCCCCGGAAATTGCGCATTAGCCGTTGGAGAAAACATTACTTATTCAGGTATTAAAACTTTTAATCCCTACACTTTCAAGCCGGTTACCGTAATTCTTGCTAAAGATTTAAGAGGTAAATACTTTCCCGAAAAAAACACTAACCTGCCATTTGAACAATACAAGGAAGGCGATAAAGACATTCCATTCACAATTCTTTTTGATGTGGCAGGAAAGCAACTTGAAGGAGTTAAGTATGAGCAGTTAATGCCTTATGTGAAACCTTCAGGTAAAGTCTTTGAAGTAGTGCTGGGTGATTTTGTATCTACCGAGGAAGGTACTGGCATTGTTCACACAGCTTCGCTATTTGGTGCGGATGACTTTCGGGTATGTAAAGCCAATAATATTGCTTCTATCCTGGTAAAGGATGAGATGGGTAATGATGCCCCCGTGGTTGATAATAGAGGCCGGTTTGTAAAAGAGATAGTTGATTTCGCAGGTGAATTTGTCAAGGAACAGTACTTAACTGATGAAGAGAAGAAAATAGAAAAACAAAAACAGGGCGGTGACCGGTATTTGTCTGTAGATGAAAGGATTGCCATCAAATTAAAAAAAGAAAATAAAGCTTTTAAGATTGAAAGGTTTGAACACTCATACCCGCATTGCTGGCGTACAGATAAGCCTCTTCTATATTACCCTCTTAATTCGTGGTTCATTAAAACTACAGCCTCAAAAGAAAGGCTTATTGAATTAAATAAAACGATCAATTGGAAACCGGAAGCTACAGGCACCGGGCGTTTCGGCAATTGGCTTGAAAATCTTCAGGATTGGAACCTCTCAAGGTCCAGGTTTTGGGGAACGCCTTTGCCTATTTGGAAAACGGAAGATGGCAAAGAAGAAATCTGCATCGGTTCTTTGGAAGAGCTTGCAAAGGAAATTGAGAAATCAGTGGCTTCAGGACTGATGAAGGAAAATCCAATACGCGATCCGGAAACAGGATTATTAAAAACTGTTGATCTCCATAAGCCTTTCGTTGATGACATAATACTTCTCTCACCCCAGGCAAAACCAATGTATCGTGTTCCGGATCTTGCAGATGTTTGGTTTGATTCAGGTGCTATGCCCTATGCTCAATGGCATTATCCCTTCGAAAATGAACAAACGTTTAAAGAAAATTTCCCGGCAGATTTTATTGCAGAAGGAGTTGACCAAACCCGCGGATGGTTTTTTACGCTTCACGTAATTGCAGTGATGCTCTTTGATAGTGTTGCCTTTAAAAATATAGTAGCAAATGGGTTGGTGCTTGATAAGTACGGTAATAAAATGTCGAAAAGGATCGGAAATGTGGTAGAACCATTTGAAACCCTGGACAATTATGGCGCTGATTCAACCAGGTGGTATTTAATCACGAACTCGCAACCCTGGGACAATCTGAAATTCGACATGGAAGGGATTGATGAAGTTCGCAGGAAGCTCTTTGGAACACTTTATAATACTTACGCCTTTTTTTCTCTTTATGCTAACATCGATGGGTTTATATATCAGGAAAAGGTAGTACCAGTGCATGAAAGACCTGAAATTGACAGATGGATTATTTCTTTGCTTAATACCCTGATTAAGGACGTTAATGGCTACCTCGAAGATTATGAACCCACAAAAGCAACACGTGCCATTCAGGAATTTGTAGATGAAAATTTGAGTAACTGGTACGTACGGCTTTGCCGCCGGAGATTTTGGAAAGGTGAATATTTCGAAGACAAGGTATCCGCGTATCAGACTTTATATACTTGTTTAGAAACCCTTGCTCAGTTGATGGCGCCTGTTTCTCCCTTCTTTTCAGAATGGCTTTTTCAAAACCTAAACGAAGTTACCAAACAGAAAACTGAGCTTTCAGTACATCTTACTCAATATCCGGTACTTGATTCTTCACTGATTGATAAGCAGTTGGAAGAAAGGATGAAATGGGCACAGGATATTTCTTCTTTGGTACTATCGTTGCGAAAAAAGGTAAATATTAAAGTGAGGCAGCCATTGAGCCGCATTATGATACCTTATTCTGATGAAAGTTTTCGTGACCAGGTAATGAAAGTGCGGGACCTGATTCTTGCTGAAGTTAATGCAAAGGAACTTGACTTTGTAACGGATACTTCAGGACTGGTTACGAAGAAAGTAAAACCTAATTTTAAATTGCTCGGCTCCAGGCTCGGAAAAGGAATGAAAATCGTTAATGAGCAACTTACCAGCCTTCGTACGGAACAAATACAAAACCTGGAGTTGTTTGGCTCTATAGATCTTGATGCCGGGGAAGACAGGATAACGGTTAACATTAATGAGGTAGAAATAATTTCGGAAGATATTCCCGGCTGGCAGGTCGCTTCTTTTGGGAATGTGACAGTGGCTTTGGATACAAGCATTACAGATTCTTTAAAAGAGGAAGGGAACGCCCGTGAACTGATAAGCCAGCTTCAAAAACTTCGAAAAGAACGTGATTATGAAGTAACGGATCGCATTGAAGTATCCATTGAAAAGCAGGAAGAAATAAATGCAAGTGTAATAAATTTTAAAAACTATATTTGCAGCGAAATTTTAGCCGATAAGTTGGAATTGGTTGATAATGTGGAAGATGGAACGCCGGTTAAAGTGAACGATTTGCCGGTAAAAGTAATTATTAAACACAAAATATATCCTGATGAAAGCGAGTAG
- a CDS encoding aryl-sulfate sulfotransferase encodes MMKVSSIFLSIWLLSPTAIAQFAYISPEPSSRHHFPETNIILKNGDLIDDKSLDGKKLLTITGSLSGEHSWMAQLSDDNKTIIIKPQPAFVYSETVSVTVHSGIKKTSKEKIQGVSFTFYIKPESTPQEQVRFLQANHDRLAEESFHTINLKSQANKIPLPATTIYPLDSMPAFKININNNPASGQIFYCNHEDQDVLGHVGTNSFLTIIKNNGNIVWARDVGSNGRDFKINVSGYLTYFVDDRAIWMVMDSNYNIIDSVQCGNGLEKSTNNHEFMMYPDGHSFVFAYDNETTDLTAYGGLPDAVVQYPVIQELDASHNVIFEWRTMDHFKITDADQYVSLTNATVDFAHTNSLERDADGNLWISNRNMDELTKINHKTGAIIWRMNGENNQFTFVNDNIPEHFSNQHDLRLLGNGHITLFNNGNHLDPLISSAKEYMVDEKKKKVTLIWYYEHPDVNGNHVFGSATGNAQRLPNGNTMIDWGLIPLNEGMPNQTEVDSNKVIRWEMTFDSAGEKCYRVHKYVWNPCSRITGYTMDAVPKEKNASLSWGEATGGAKYRVNYRVKGTTSWIKAGNTANTTMTIRNLTPATKYEWQVLTLCDNNETSNYSSISRFTTLAAKNILTDLIINGQLIADVYPNPAGQKLNIAINEPGDNQLSVEIRNIFGVIVKHSDFNTDNGHQLIAIAVDALTSGIYIAEIHCNSKTVVKTFLKQ; translated from the coding sequence ATGATGAAAGTTTCTAGCATTTTTTTATCAATATGGCTATTATCCCCAACAGCAATCGCTCAATTTGCTTATATCAGCCCTGAACCTTCATCCCGTCATCATTTTCCTGAAACGAATATTATTTTAAAAAATGGAGACCTTATTGATGATAAAAGCCTTGATGGTAAAAAGCTGCTAACTATTACCGGTTCCTTAAGCGGCGAACACTCCTGGATGGCACAGCTTAGTGATGATAATAAAACAATAATCATAAAGCCACAACCGGCATTTGTATATAGCGAAACCGTTTCTGTGACTGTCCATTCGGGTATTAAAAAAACCAGCAAAGAAAAAATTCAAGGTGTATCGTTCACTTTTTACATAAAGCCGGAATCAACACCGCAGGAACAAGTACGGTTTCTACAGGCAAACCATGATCGTCTCGCTGAAGAAAGTTTCCATACTATAAATTTAAAATCACAAGCAAACAAGATCCCTTTGCCTGCGACTACAATTTACCCTCTGGATTCAATGCCTGCTTTTAAGATTAACATTAATAATAATCCTGCATCCGGTCAGATTTTTTATTGCAACCATGAAGATCAGGATGTGCTTGGGCACGTAGGAACAAATTCTTTTTTAACCATTATAAAAAACAATGGCAATATCGTTTGGGCGCGGGATGTTGGAAGCAATGGCCGCGATTTTAAAATAAATGTAAGCGGGTATCTCACTTATTTTGTTGATGACCGTGCGATCTGGATGGTGATGGATTCCAATTATAACATTATTGATTCCGTTCAATGCGGAAACGGCTTGGAAAAATCTACAAACAACCATGAATTTATGATGTATCCGGACGGCCATTCTTTTGTGTTTGCTTACGATAATGAAACTACGGATTTGACTGCTTATGGCGGATTGCCCGATGCCGTGGTGCAATACCCGGTGATCCAGGAATTAGATGCCAGTCACAACGTGATTTTTGAATGGAGAACCATGGACCATTTTAAAATTACTGACGCTGATCAGTATGTTTCCCTGACTAATGCAACGGTAGACTTTGCGCATACCAATTCTCTTGAAAGAGATGCAGATGGAAACCTTTGGATTTCAAACAGGAATATGGATGAATTAACTAAGATAAATCATAAAACCGGTGCTATTATATGGCGCATGAATGGAGAAAATAACCAATTCACTTTCGTGAATGATAATATTCCTGAACATTTCTCAAACCAGCATGACTTGCGGCTGCTGGGCAACGGCCACATTACACTGTTCAACAATGGAAATCATCTTGATCCTTTAATCAGCAGTGCAAAAGAATATATGGTTGATGAAAAAAAGAAAAAAGTAACGCTGATCTGGTACTATGAACATCCGGATGTTAACGGGAACCACGTATTCGGGAGTGCAACAGGAAATGCCCAACGATTGCCAAACGGTAATACTATGATTGATTGGGGCCTTATTCCCCTTAATGAAGGAATGCCTAATCAAACTGAAGTAGACTCAAATAAGGTAATCCGCTGGGAAATGACCTTTGATTCTGCCGGTGAAAAGTGTTACCGTGTACATAAATATGTCTGGAATCCATGCAGCAGAATTACCGGTTATACAATGGATGCAGTTCCGAAAGAAAAGAATGCATCTCTAAGCTGGGGTGAGGCTACCGGAGGAGCAAAATATCGTGTAAACTACCGTGTTAAGGGAACCACTTCATGGATTAAAGCAGGAAATACTGCAAACACAACTATGACGATAAGAAATTTGACCCCCGCTACGAAGTACGAGTGGCAGGTACTTACCTTATGTGATAACAATGAGACATCTAACTATTCTTCTATTTCCAGGTTTACCACGCTCGCTGCAAAGAATATCCTGACCGATCTAATAATTAATGGGCAGTTAATTGCTGATGTATATCCAAATCCTGCCGGTCAGAAATTAAATATTGCAATCAATGAACCCGGAGATAACCAGTTATCTGTTGAGATAAGAAACATTTTTGGAGTAATAGTAAAGCATTCGGATTTCAATACAGATAATGGTCACCAGCTAATAGCCATCGCCGTGGATGCGCTCACTTCAGGTATTTATATAGCAGAGATTCATTGCAATTCGAAAACGGTAGTTAAGACATTTTTAAAGCAATAG